One part of the Glycine max cultivar Williams 82 chromosome 14, Glycine_max_v4.0, whole genome shotgun sequence genome encodes these proteins:
- the LOC112999343 gene encoding uncharacterized protein, protein MKLEMSLKIKEEMKKQFDAGLLAIARYPEWVANIVPVSKKDGKVRMCMDYRDLNRASPKDNFPLPHIDILVDNTASFALFSFMDGLRLNPAKCTFGVKFGKLLGFTVSQRGIEVDLDKVKAILEMP, encoded by the exons ATGAAACTTGAGATGTCCCTAAAGATaaaggaggaaatgaagaagcaaTTCGATGCAGGTTTATTGGCCATTGcccggtacccagaatgggttgccaataTCGTGCCAGTCTCGAAAAAGGATGGGAAAGTGCGAATGTGCATGGACTATCGGGATCTAAATCGAGCCAGTCCaaaggataactttcctttaCCGCACATCGACAttctcgtagataacacggctaGTTTTGCCCTATTCTCTTTCATGGATGG GTTGAGACTGAATCCCGCGAAGTGTACGTTTGGGGTAAAGTTCGGAAAGTTGCTTGGCTTTACTGTTAGCCAGAGAGGAATAGAAGTGGATCTGGACAAGGTGAAAGCGATCCTCGAGATGCCCTAG